GGCGGGCGTGCCCTTCAGGCTCGAGCCAGCGCCGAAGTCCATTTCTGCCTACTGCGACCTTGTTATCGTCCTTCACGAGGCGGTACTGGCCGAGGCGAGAGGCGTGCTCGACGTGGTAGAGGGGGCCGGGGTCGAGGCGGTATACAAAAAGGAGGAGGGGGGCATGTTACGCTGTGATTTCTGCGGCAGGGAGACCGACTCGGTCGTGAGGGTCGCCCTCGATAAGGACTACGACAGGTTGACGGTACGCCACCAGAAGCGCTACGCCTGCCCGGATTGTTCGAAGAAGAAAGACGAGGAGAGGGAAGAGCGGAAGAA
This genomic interval from Thermodesulfobacteriota bacterium contains the following:
- a CDS encoding DUF3343 domain-containing protein, coding for MKYILAFSSTHGALKAESILKEAGVPFRLEPAPKSISAYCDLVIVLHEAVLAEARGVLDVVEGAGVEAVYKKEEGGMLRCDFCGRETDSVVRVALDKDYDRLTVRHQKRYACPDCSKKKDEEREERKNSSG